One genomic segment of Arthrobacter sp. zg-Y1110 includes these proteins:
- a CDS encoding UvrD-helicase domain-containing protein, which translates to MSIESLDPRLNTADEIVMEQDYFDLAAAYREESVAGRGVRDWSAGTAAERRAFARSFANQTDIDLGENVAFGRMDCEDGEVYYVGKHPIFDSDKNLLVINWQSPAAAAYNQATAHDSQGLLRKRSFDAERNRIKTFQDTVFKELAQAVAELEHWQAPDDNLLIAALSEKRNGQMADIVRTIQAAQDKIVRMDKDRLLIVQGGPGTGKTAVALHRVSWLLFNYQDDLRPGDVLVIGPNPTFTRYIRRVLPDLGDNDVVQQALPEMLAPGTEVRAIESPNVAALKGSALMADIIATGLVDRIREPKAPVRIQQRSSGRFISVPPEEVVDHIRALKGEIYLEGRAKFKSSLIELAQAEHLRHAFAPFRDPNLLDPKSLDSAVNQIWPQLNPQQFVRELLGSKERLLRASTGTDLRASDIELLYRPMASNIADEPWTVADLALIDEAAEGLRGEPDLFGHIVVDEAQDLSEMELMAIRRRSRHGSMTVVGDIAQSTGPSAMENWDRVKEMLVSSLPCSLEELEHGYRVPREVFALATPVLAVAAPHVTPPLVTRSANAKPEFSEVDEDDLASEVADIVVHHSGRGRFVGVIAVPELWDDIRAAFRSEEIQWSESTSGGLSNAINLVTPEASKGLEFDAVIVVDPQRIVDKPHGERLLYIALTRTTTRLDVVYPLGSLPSIIGGGSPNPADTNQDTAFSNDGGLAPAALPEPVSSVHEVGSSSEAQGSTAPVATLLANPMDEPLDDFDRQMVDVVVQNIINRMLSKVAEPLQRAVVQELNRLVGEQK; encoded by the coding sequence ATGTCAATAGAGTCGTTGGATCCGCGCCTGAACACGGCAGATGAAATCGTCATGGAGCAGGACTATTTCGATCTCGCCGCAGCGTATCGGGAGGAATCGGTAGCAGGTCGCGGGGTCAGAGACTGGTCGGCAGGAACGGCCGCCGAACGCCGGGCGTTTGCCCGTTCCTTCGCGAACCAGACGGACATCGACCTGGGCGAGAACGTCGCTTTCGGCCGGATGGATTGTGAAGACGGCGAGGTGTATTACGTCGGCAAGCATCCCATCTTCGATTCCGACAAGAACCTTTTAGTGATTAACTGGCAATCTCCGGCAGCGGCCGCTTACAACCAGGCGACGGCGCATGATTCGCAAGGACTGCTACGTAAACGCTCCTTTGATGCGGAGCGAAACCGGATCAAGACGTTTCAGGACACAGTTTTCAAAGAGCTCGCCCAGGCGGTTGCCGAACTTGAGCACTGGCAGGCTCCCGATGACAACCTATTGATCGCCGCCCTGTCCGAGAAACGTAATGGCCAGATGGCGGATATCGTCCGTACCATTCAGGCGGCGCAGGACAAGATTGTCCGGATGGACAAAGACCGCCTTTTGATCGTTCAGGGCGGCCCTGGCACGGGAAAGACGGCTGTTGCTTTGCACCGTGTCTCGTGGTTGCTCTTCAACTATCAGGACGATCTCAGGCCGGGTGACGTGTTGGTGATCGGTCCCAACCCCACCTTCACTCGGTATATTAGACGAGTCCTGCCGGACCTGGGCGATAACGACGTCGTGCAGCAGGCCCTTCCCGAGATGCTCGCTCCCGGGACCGAGGTCCGAGCGATAGAAAGCCCCAATGTAGCGGCGTTGAAGGGCTCTGCTCTCATGGCGGATATCATTGCCACCGGTTTGGTTGACCGAATCCGGGAACCGAAGGCGCCGGTGCGGATTCAGCAACGCTCCAGCGGACGGTTTATCTCTGTTCCTCCGGAAGAAGTTGTTGACCATATCCGGGCCCTTAAGGGTGAGATATATCTGGAAGGCCGCGCGAAGTTTAAGTCGTCACTGATAGAGCTGGCACAGGCTGAACATCTACGGCACGCCTTCGCGCCTTTCAGGGATCCCAATCTTCTTGACCCTAAGAGTCTGGACTCTGCGGTCAATCAAATCTGGCCGCAGCTCAACCCCCAACAGTTCGTCCGTGAGCTCCTCGGGTCCAAGGAACGCTTGTTGCGAGCTTCAACCGGCACCGACCTGCGTGCCTCAGACATCGAGCTGCTGTACCGTCCAATGGCCTCGAATATTGCCGATGAGCCCTGGACAGTCGCAGATCTGGCTCTCATCGATGAAGCGGCAGAGGGCCTCAGAGGGGAACCCGACCTATTTGGCCACATCGTAGTCGACGAGGCACAGGATCTCTCGGAGATGGAACTTATGGCGATCCGGCGCCGGTCCCGACACGGGTCGATGACCGTCGTTGGCGACATCGCCCAATCCACCGGTCCAAGCGCAATGGAGAACTGGGACCGGGTCAAAGAAATGCTTGTTTCGAGCCTGCCCTGCAGCCTCGAGGAGCTGGAACACGGCTACCGAGTTCCCCGAGAAGTCTTTGCCCTTGCCACGCCAGTCCTCGCCGTGGCGGCACCGCATGTCACGCCTCCTCTGGTGACCAGGTCCGCCAACGCGAAGCCGGAGTTCTCGGAAGTCGACGAGGACGATCTCGCAAGCGAGGTGGCCGACATCGTGGTTCACCACAGTGGACGCGGCCGGTTTGTCGGTGTCATCGCCGTCCCCGAGCTCTGGGACGACATCCGGGCTGCGTTCCGATCCGAAGAGATTCAATGGAGCGAATCAACGTCCGGCGGGTTGAGCAATGCCATCAACCTGGTGACGCCGGAAGCATCCAAGGGACTTGAGTTCGACGCCGTCATTGTGGTGGACCCACAGCGGATTGTGGACAAGCCCCACGGAGAACGCCTCCTGTATATAGCTCTGACGAGAACGACCACCCGTTTGGACGTCGTGTACCCCCTCGGCTCGCTTCCTTCCATTATTGGTGGAGGTTCACCCAACCCTGCGGATACGAACCAGGACACCGCGTTTTCAAACGATGGTGGCTTGGCTCCGGCCGCGTTGCCTGAGCCGGTTTCTTCGGTGCATGAAGTGGGCTCTTCATCAGAAGCACAGGGTTCCACCGCACCCGTAGCGACTCTGCTCGCAAATCCCATGGATGAACCTCTCGACGACTTCGATCGCCAAATGGTTGACGTCGTCGTACAGAACATCATCAACAGGATGCTGTCCAAGGTGGCGGAGCCACTCCAACGGGCCGTTGTCCAGGAGTTGAACCGGTTGGTTGGGGAACAGAAATGA
- a CDS encoding ribonuclease HI, translated as MRQAVNYQLQAGTQEIYCDDENTATSLQALGVSASFQYPPAVAITALDEAVAVEINGWFAQLTITTDSSRGKCSPWLGHGWVLDFGGEARVKPGQKVSEGDSILEGELRSIRFGLQAARGVYSSALQGGTAITVRSDSQLALRMLTEPGFAPPSASRFCREEVARILGYTRDAQVRFLWVKGHSGDPHNMAADRLAVLARRSREADLSFDEVQRLTALAHQDVLNDIRRSRMALAA; from the coding sequence GTGCGCCAGGCAGTGAACTACCAGCTCCAAGCTGGCACCCAGGAGATCTACTGCGACGACGAAAACACTGCAACCAGCCTCCAGGCCCTGGGGGTGTCCGCCAGCTTCCAGTACCCTCCAGCCGTCGCCATCACTGCCCTGGACGAGGCAGTTGCCGTGGAAATCAACGGCTGGTTCGCACAACTGACCATCACCACCGATTCATCGCGCGGAAAGTGTTCTCCCTGGCTCGGGCACGGCTGGGTACTGGACTTCGGCGGGGAAGCACGGGTGAAACCGGGGCAGAAGGTCTCCGAAGGAGACAGCATCCTCGAAGGCGAGCTACGGTCAATCAGATTCGGCTTGCAGGCTGCCCGGGGTGTCTATTCATCGGCTTTGCAGGGCGGCACCGCCATCACTGTTCGGTCGGACAGCCAGCTGGCCCTCCGCATGCTCACGGAACCAGGTTTCGCACCGCCGTCGGCAAGCCGCTTTTGCCGCGAGGAAGTAGCTCGCATCCTTGGATACACACGCGACGCCCAGGTGCGCTTCCTGTGGGTCAAAGGCCACAGCGGCGACCCGCACAACATGGCGGCCGACCGCTTGGCCGTGCTTGCCCGAAGGTCCCGCGAGGCCGATCTCAGCTTCGATGAGGTACAGCGCCTCACAGCGTTGGCCCACCAGGACGTATTGAACGACATCCGGCGCTCCCGCATGGCGCTGGCAGCCTGA